TCTGCAGCAGGAAGCTAATTAGTGTTGGGCTCAGAAAGGAGGAGTGGAGGGCCCACTCTACTAGGACCCAAGGGCCAAACCCGAAAGGGGAGGGGGTACTGCAAATCACTATAATCCTCaaaagcgtgtgtgtgtgtggggggggggggggttgggggagaggagcTGAACAAAATGTGAATTAGAATTAAATCCCTAGCCCAGGGACTAGACAGCAGCAGCGGCCCAGGCTCCTGacccagagggaaggagggggctgGTCAGTCCAGGCCCAGGCTTAGTTGTCCCCACTGCCCCCTTGCCGAGCCCTGATGAACGCCATGCCGTGTGTGCGGAAATGGGTCTTGAGGTTGAGTGGGCTGTCACAGCTCTTGCCACAGACCTTACAGGTAAGTGGGCCTCCAGAAGCAAGCAAAGGAGACTCTCCACCCTCCGGGTCAGACCTCAGTGGAAGAGGGGCCTCTTCTTCCCCCTCACCCAGGCCCAGGGCACCCACACTCCCCACACCCCGTTTCTTCTTGTGGCTGATGAAACGGTGCCGGCTCAGAGAGCCAGGGGAGGCGAAGCACAATCCACAGTCGAGGCACTGCTGGGCACCGCCATCCACCCTCAAGCCCACCATGAGGCTCTGCTCCACTGAGCCACTGCTCCGGTAGTGTGGGGGGCCATGGCCTCCAGCTCCAGGCCCACCCCTGGGGGACTTGGCTGGAGGGGTCGTGCTGTCAGGCTCCTCACTACAAGAGTCAGAGGACTGGCGGCGTTTCCGTCCTGGCCcctggagaagagaggaaggaaactaAGCCTCCTCATCACCCCAAACTGACCCTAGCACCCCCTCCTAGATTCCTGAGGCCAGGGACTAGAACCCTACGGTTTCTCAACACAGCAGACTGGGCCTCAGCCTACCTGGGCTCTGGCACCAGGGCCCCGAGCCAGGGTACTACCCCGGCCAGGGGACTGGGCCCCAAGTGGCAGGCCATGCCGGACCTGGACGTgtttctccaggatcaggcggCTGCTGAAGGTGCGTTTTCCCTCTGTGCAATACCTAGAGGGGGAAAGTGGGGAGGGTGGGTGCCAGGGGTCCGTGGCCAGAGCAGAGGGAGGCCTCGACCTCTAGTCTACTCAAACGAGACACAGGTCAGAAAGTACTTAGTGGGGCTGGGGGCATGGGGTGGGCAGGTCACTTGCTGGTCAGAAAGAGGAAGGGGATGTGGGCATGAGGGAGCAAGGGTTACCTGCATGGGTAAACTCGCTTGATACCCTCATGATTGACCCTGACGTGGCGCCTCAGGCTGGGGGCGGAACAGAAGGAGCGCTCGCACAGGCGACAGGGAAACTTTTTCACTGACTGGGAGAGCAGAGCGTAGGGAGCCTCAGAGCGCGGCTCCAACACCCCACTCCCCATGGCCACAGACCGATCCCCAGGGAGCCCTGCTCACCTTGCCATGCTCCTTCTTCATGTGAGCCACATACTCGTCCCGTTCAGGAAACCAGGAGTGACAAAGGCCACAGGTCCAGCCTCCAgggcccccaccgccccccttGATGCCTTTGTTCCCTAGTTCCCGCCGGGCCCGTTTGGTTGGGCGAGGAGGCTCAGGAGAGCTGGGCAGTTCTTCCTCTTCCGAGGATGAAGAGGATTCCTCAGTAGGGGCAGCTGCTCCTCCCCGAGACACAGCCAACTCCTCAGGCTCAGCCTTGGGGCTTGTAAGGGCACCCGCCGCCCCTTTCCCAGCACTGTCCTCCCCCGGGCGCCCAGCCTGATGGGTGTTCTGTGAGAGGGAGACAAGGGGGCAGCCATTGTGGGGGAGGGCCTGGCTCTGCCAGAGGCCTTGCGGCTTCCCCACCAGCACTTCCTGAGGGTTCTATTCCCCAAACCCCCCACAGTCGAGCACCCCGCCTCTGTCCCTTGTCTCCTATACCTTGAGGTGTTCCAGCATGGTCCTTTTTTGGGCAAAAAGCAGAGGACAAGATGGGCACTTAAAGACGCTGACACGTTGGGGCAGCAGGTGTTGGTCGAAGTGTGAGGAGAGGAGGGGTTTGTGAGTGAAGACCGTGTCACACATGGCGCACTTGTAGATCATCCTGTGTGGGCGGAGAGGACAGTGCAGACACCCTGCCCATCAGGACCCCGACCCCATTCCAGcccaccctgctccctcccaggTCTCACTTGGCCTGCTGCGTGTGGAAGCTGGGGTGCTGGGTGTAGAGGTGGGCATGGGCGCTGGGCGCAGACTTGAAGGCCATGGGGCAGATGGGGCACTTGTGGAAAACCTCGCAGTGCGACgtctggatgtgggacttgatggaGTTCACGCCCCCGAACACCACCGcacagctggggcacctggggggcagggggcgctgaGGTGAGGCAGGGTGTCTCCAGCCTgtcccccaggccctgctcctaGCCGGAGGCCTACAGAGGCCGAACCGGagctctctcccctctccacGGGAGCAGGGCAAGAGCAGACCAATCTGAGGCTGAGGGGTTCAGCAGGAGATGGGGCTCTCCCTGACAGGCCAGCTCAAAGCCTGGTGCTGGGACACATGAGGCCATAAAGTCCcagggggtagggggaggaggtGGCAGTGGGGAAACAGTCACAAGActccagggaggagaggcaggaggcacCTGTATCCTACACGGCGAGACAAATGTAGACAGGCCTCCCGGAGATGGGTCTGGAAATTGGCCTGTAGGAAGTTGCCCCCACACTCAGGGCAGACGTGGGGAGGCCGGTTCTTATGCATGCGCTGGTGGGCACTGAAGCTGCAGCGATTGGGAAGCATCATGGGGCAGGTTGGACATACCTGTCAACAGGAGTGGAGACAAGGTAAGTCAGCGAGGAGAGGCCCGACCCCATGACCTCCCCTGACCGAGCCCCCAATATCTTCCCAGATCTGACTCCCAGAGCATCAGGCTCCAGCCCCAGGGAGAGCTGGGACAGGCAACTCACAGTGCTGTTGGCCCCAGGGGCCGGGGGCCCAAGCTGCTGGAAGTGGGCAGCCATGCCTGCCTTGTCCCGGCACTGCTCCTTGCACTCTAGGCAGCGAAAGCATGTGTAAGACGAGgtggcaggggcagcaggtggcTCAGATGACAGTGGCAGCACAGGGGCTTCGGCAGCGACGGCAGTAATAGCGCCAGTGACAGCCGCGTCACCCTTGCCCAGGGCAGGCAAGGCTGGAGGTCCGAAGGCAGGTGGGACAGCCAGCAGGGGCGTGATGTCCGGCTGTCCCACCATCTGGTCCAGGGCGACGGGCCTCATGACCAGGTGTGAGCACTGCATGACGAGCCCTTTGTCCTTGTGCTCTCGGGCATGCAGCAGCAGACTGCATTTGTTGAAAAAGACCAGGCGGCGGGCGCAGTGGTTGCAGGTGACCTCAATGCGCATGCTCCGGCGGTCATAGTGCCGCGCCAGGCTCTTCTCCAGTGAGAAGGCGTCCCCGCACTCAAGGCAGCGGTAGCCCGAGGGAGGCAGGGCCAGCCCGGCCTCGGCGGGGGGACTCAGGTTGGGCCGGTAGGCAGGCAGCAGGTTCTTGCTATTGAGAATCTTGTTGAAGGCCTCCACCAGGCTGGACTGGGTCCGCGAGATCACCGTGCCACCCCCTGCACCTGGCCCGGTGGCCGGTTTGGAAGGCTGCACCATCACCACTGAGGCACCGTTCACCTTCTGCCCCCCAGTCCCCAGCCCTGGCCGCCCCTCCGCcttgggcagggcctggggcaccAGACCTAGCACGTTCTTAGCCATAGTCTTAGGGCTGGTGGCAGTGCCCCCTGGCAGAACCACAGCTTTGCGGGCCACACTGGCTGCCATCAGCATAGCAGTGCTTGCATTCTGGATGGTGGCCACAGGCAGCACGGTGCCCTTCAGCCTCGTGCCGTCACCCAGCTGGACGCTCACCACCTTTGGACCCTCGGGGGTCGGGGTTGCAGGGGATAGCTTTAGGAGGCCAGCCTCAGCCAGGAGGGTCCCCTCAGCCAAGGGGGCAGGAGGATCAGGGTCTGAGGGGACCCGGGTTACAGTCCTTGTGATATTTCCGCAAGATGTTTTAATGGTCTTGATCCGCACCTTGAGAGGCCTTGAGGAGCTGGAAGAAGCAGGGGAGTCATTGCTGTCCTCATCTGCAGCCTCGGCTCCACTAGAGGGGCTCTGGGGACTTTTTGGGGAAGGCTTGTCCACcggcccctcctcctcttcttccttcaggGGCTGACAACAGGGCACtttgggggaggcaggagggctctGATGCCCTGGAGACTGCTTGAAGAAGGGCAACCCAGCAacctggggaggggaggcgctGGCAGGAATACCCGTGGCCTCAGGGCTCAAGCTAGAGCCTAGCCCGGCCAGGCCCTGAGGATGAAGGGGGCTGCAGCTGTCTTGCTTCAAGGTCCCCCGTACTGGAGGAGAACCAGGTGGCAGCAAGGCTGGGCCATTCTCCCTGGACAGCtcaaagggagaggggaaaggaggtggGGTCATGGCCCCTTCCCGAGGTGGGGAaggtgctgggggagggaggggatcaGGGTGCTCCCCTGGCTCAGGCCCAAAATGAGCAAAGAGGTCCAAAGTAGCTTTGCCTTCCATAGCTTTTTCTTTCCAGGTACCCCCACTGAGAGGAGCTGGAGAGTGGGGTGTACTTGGAAGGGATGACTCAGGGCCCCCAAAACCATTTTGCATCAGACGAGGCCCCACAGGCCCTTCCTTAGTCAcccccccagcccggggcccATCTCCTCCTGAAATCCCAGCTGGGGACTCAGGCTGCTCAGGACACACAGTGTTCTTGACGATGACACTGACTGCAGAGATGTCTGGCGGTGGCAGGCCGTGATCAGAGGCCTGGGCTGGCACCTCGGGGCTGTCCCTGGCAGCTGCTGCCGGTGCTTCTCCAGAGTCACCTCCTATACTGGGATCTGGCTTTCCTGAGCCTCCAGGCCCTTCGTTTTCTTCTGGCCCAGAGTGGATGGCTTCGTTGGCATCGATGTCAGGGATGTCAAAGGCAGCAAGGAGATCATCGAAATCAGGAGTCTTCATATCCCCCATGGCAGCAGGTCCCAGAcctgatgaaaacagaaaaaagagtaagaaattgagccctctgagggcaggaaccctggccctcctccctcaGGATCTCCATATTTATCCTCTTGGGACAATGCACAATCTCCTTGGGTACACTTTTACCACAGCACAAATCCTAGAActggtgggggcacctggtttGCCAAACCCTAAAATTGAAAGGTAGGTTATGTGCACATTCCAGGGAAGACGCTGAGAtccagagaaagcagaagaaaagaaacttctcAGAGACACAGTAGAGAAACAAGGGtaacagagacagagggagttCAGTGAACATCTTGATTAAAATCACCTCAGCCCCTCCTGAGCCCAGCACAGAACCAATCAATTAATCAATACCACTATTAAGGAGGAAGATATATACCATGCTCTGGGTGTAAGGGCTCATTCATGGCAGCATGGGATCCATTCATAAATCTTCATGGATCTTCTGGGGGTCTGGAGAGATCTGAAAGCCATGTGTTCAAAGGGACAATGACTTAAGCCAAGATGGAAGAAATGATTCTAGTTGCAGCTTTATCAATGGCCTCATGTCCACTGCCTTAGTTTTGAAAGGTGAGGCAAGTAATCCATACACCACAGGGTTATTCGGAGCATGATACAAATCATAACCCTGCGAGTCAAAACCCGGAGCAGGATTTATTATTACAGCTGGGACAAACAAGCTGGAAAGGAGTAAGCACTGGGAATCTACGACTGAGGTCAGGGACAAGAGTCAGGGGTCAAGTCTGGGGACCTGGGGTCATCACTGGCACCTGGGATCTAGCTTGGTTAACAAGGAGAAGTGGACTCGGAAATCACCCAAGAGAAGAGCCCAAGATGGAAAGAATAAGACACAGGaatagaaagagataaagagaaaaggggaaaaccGTGCCAGCAACCTGGTCACAAGGGCCCCAGCCTAGGCCTCTCCTGTCACAAACACCTGCTGCTAGCAAACCTACCTTCCCCAGAGTGCCTCTGCCCTGCCATGGCCCTCCCGGGGccagcccctcctctctccctccccatcttgcTCTCTCAGGGCCAAAGCTCCAGGGTAACTTAGCTGCCTGGCTGCCACAAAGGGGAAAAGCCAAGCCCCCTCACCCGTGTTATTCCTGCTCTGAGCTCCTAATTCACACTCCTcacctttttcattttcccttggCAACACCAGTTCAAGAAGTCTTACCCAACCCCAACCTGTCCcagtgtgtgcgcgcgcgcacacacacacacacacacaccccacaagACTCATGTGGCACTAAACCAACACAACCAGCCTAGAGGCTGAGGGGAACCCGGGTCTGTTCCTCACCAGTGTCTCCCCACAAGTGTTTCTATGTCTAGGAAGAAACCAAAGAAGTCTGTCACTACACAGTCTCTGCCCAGGATACAAGCCATTTCGCAGGGCCAGTTCTCTCACCTCCTGCCAGCCTTTAGACGGAAACTGAAGATAGTCCCTGCAGGTGGCAGCTGGCAATGCTGGGACCACGgtaaggtggaggaagaggataCCAACAAGAGGAAGAACGGGAAGTTTCCCCTCATCAGCCCTGACTTAATTCTGGTCTCTGGCTTTAAACAAAGCCCTCCACTCCTTGCCTCTGCCCGATGCAGAGCTGGGGCTCTCTTCTTGCCTCTCTGCGCACCAGGAGACAACTGGAGCTCCCTTCCACCCGGGCCCTCAGAAAGTGGACTGCCGTTGGGCAGATCAGTGGGGACTATGAGAAAACATCTGCCCACTCGGCCTACCCAGCAACTCCCCCTTTGGCGTCTAAGTGACTTTAGAGGTCATTCGATAGCCAGGAGCTGACAGTCCACCAAGCAGCGGGAGCTCAAGGCCAGCGcggcttcccccaccccacagcccagGCCTTTCTGCGGCTGCTGTGCGCCGACTCTTGGGCTCCggccctcccccactgccctctGTTCTTCCCCAAAAGCCAAAGGAAGGGGCTGAACAGGAAGACCGCGAACTGGCCTGGGTCGGGAGGGGGTTCCACTGCTCTTTCCCTGGCCCGGGGCCTGCAGAGGAGGGCGAGGGGCCGGCGGCCGGGGGCGATTAGGCTGCCGCCAAGCTGGGCAGCGGGGGGAATTAAGTCCCTGCCATCTGCCGAGGGCCAGCGCGGGGAACGTGTCCGGGGTTGCGGGGAGGGGACGGGGTGTACGGAGAAGCCTCcggggaaactgaggcgcagCGCGCTTCCCTCGTCCCTACCGGCGTACGAAGGAAAAGACGGCCCGGCCCGCCCAGGCCCTCAGGGAGCTGCAGCGCTGCACCTCTCGGCCCAGGAGTTCCCCGGAGTCGGGGCGGTGCGTGGACAgacaggagtggggaggagacgGCTCTCTGGCCGGGGTCCGTCCCAACTccgaccccctcccctcccggcccgGCCGCACAGCCGCCGCCTCCTGCAGACTCCCGCCGCTCCCTAGAGGCTGAGAAGCGGTCCGGAGGCGCGCGGCGGCACGGGGCACGAGCCCGAGTCCGGCCCGGGCCCGGACGCTGACCCTCGCCGGGTCGGGGTGCAGGCTGCGCTCCGGCCTGgcccggctcccccgcccccgcccccgaaCACGGACACCATTTTAGGTCGCGACATCCCGCAGCCACAGTCACCGGGCCGTGCTTCGGGCGCCTCTGGGGCGCGGGGCGCCAGGACTTGGGGACCGCGACCCTCCCTCCACGTTTACCCGGCTAGGGGCTGTGCTTTCAACAGGCTGGGAGTTTCACCCCTCCGCCTCACGGGATGGAGGCTGCAGCGGGGCCTTCCTAGAAGCCGCccggggggcggcgcggggacAGGGGTAGTTGgccaagtgggggaggggcaggggtatTTACCCGcccccccgggggcggggccaaggGCGGGTATTACCCGGGGCACGCTTACTTGTTCCTCTCCGAGTGCGGCCCGGGAGCCGGCGGTCTCTcccccgctcccgccgccgccgccgccctccccgaGGCCGCCGCTACTTCCTGCTTCTCTCCCGTTCAGCCTCCCCCTCCTTCAGCTCCCTCCGCGTTCCAGGTCCGGGCTGCCCGCTTCCGCACTCGCCAttggccgccgccgccgtcgtTCAGCACGGCGCCCCTCCCAGCCCCGAGCGGGGTTGGCCTGAAGTACTGCCGCTCGGCGCTGGCCCCGCACGGCCCTCCCGGCCTCATTGGGCAAGAGGCCTAGGCCTTCAGAAGACACCTCCTCCCATTGGTGGTGCCGGGCCCACCTGCCCCGTCAGGGCGTCTCAGAAACGACTGGCTGCCGCTCCTGTCGTTCAGAGGGAAGCCAATCAGATGCCCTACTTTCCCCGGAGGCGGTGCCTCTCTCAGGTGCAtctccaccccctcactcccCATTGGCCGCAATCCGTGGAGCCTGCGGTTCACTTATGCAAATGAAAAGAACTCCGCTTCTATTTGGTGGGTACTTTGAGAACCTCGCCGACTGAACGAGGCTGGATTGCGGAGATACGTTTGTTTTCTCAAGTTAAAGCCCAATGTCAGTCATGCTGTGCAGAAGTCACAAAATGGGACGTTACCCAAAACATTACGTCATCTGGTTGACCAGTTCCTTGGCGTTTTCCCACTAAATCGCCACATTATCCGGATGGTCCCGGGCGATGGCGTCACCCGCACCTTCTCCAGTGCCGGAGGGTTTGCCGGGGGCCGGGGGTGAGTGAGCAGTGTGGAAGGAGCCGGCACCTGAGCCCGGGACGGCCCCGCACACCGGAAGTGGAGGAGAGGTGACGTTAGGGTGCTGGCGTGGCCTGGGCCATTGCCACCGGGATCTTAAAGCGGCATGCCAGCGGGCTGCCTAAGCACGGAGACAGGGTTTGAGCCGCGGCGCCTCCATTTCCCATTTAATAACTCCCCTTTCCCCGCCCCcagcacggggtgggggtggagccgGAGCCGGTTTTCCCGCGCTTTGTTGCCACGCCTCCTGGAGGCGGGGATAGGGTGGGGACGCTGCGCGAAAGATACACGTGCGCTGGCCCGCCCGCCTCCTAAATCTCCGCGGCTCGCCACCCCGACGGGGTTATTAGGAGCAGTGCTGGTACCCTGCCCAGGGCTCACTGCACCTCCGAACCGCTGGATCCGGGCCTCTCTGGCGCGCCCCGACAGTTTGCAGGAGTAATAACCACTGTACTGAGATGTGAGCCCGAGCCTCCGGGAAATCTCTGCTTCCATCGGGTAAGTCGCTGACCTCCCTGAACCGCTTTTATCGTGGTTAGAATGGGAATTATAATACCCACCGACATGAttgtttttgtgaggattaaacgcGTTTGGAACGTCAGGGACTTTGTAAAGTGGTGGGCAAATGGAATCAGTGGTCCCGTGTGCCTGCAGTGACCCCTGTAGAGGTTTGCCTGCCGTCACCCGAGCTCACAGCGCTCGGCCCCCCTGAACTCCTGCCCAGAGGAGCTTCCTGGACGTGGCCAGCTGGCATTCCGTCCCACCTCCTTCTCTGCGTCTTTCTGTATGGGATTAATAATTACTACTGATGCACACCACTCTGTGTGGGGCCTGTGATGAGAACTGCATGTACATGTAACTTACATAACATTTACCACACCCGCGCGCgggaggtactattattatctccattttattggGGAGGAAACTGCGCCACCGACAGGTTAGGTTATGTATTAACCAAACAAGGTCAAAGGCAGTGGAGTTGAAATTCTAAGGGTCTAGAAAGCTAAACACTTTCACAGATTCCTTTGCCAGGAGGGTTCTGAATAGAAGTTTTTCTTGAATTAGATGCACTATTcattcacttaaatattttaattcaatcaATACTTGAGCACCATCTGTGAGGAAAATACTGTTGTAGACACTgagaatacagcagtgaacaaagcagGCAAAAATCCCTGTTctcatgaaatacacagagaagacaaactaaatatgataaataagataaatagaaGCATGTTAGAATTGATATTGctggaagaaaaattaagcaatGCTATTAAGTAAGCCatgaaaagggcagccccggtggcgcagcggtttggcgccgcctgcagcctggggtgtgatcctgggaacctgggatcgagtcccatgtcgggctccctgcatggagcctgcttctccctctgcctgtgtctctctgcctctcaatctctctctctctgaataaaataaataaatctttaaaaaaaaaaaaaaagtaagccatGAGAAGAAATGCAAGAAATATAAATGCACATTGCAAAGTGAAAGGAGCCAACGGAAAAGTctgtatactgtatgattccaactatatgacattctggaaaaggcaaaactgtggaagcagtaaaaagattagtggttgccaagcgTTCGGATGGTGGGAGGGATAAATTGTGGGAGCACAGTGGATTTTTAGGCAGTGAAGTTATTCTCTGATACCCTAATAGTGGATAGatgacattatacatttgtcagaaGCCCTACTGTAAACTATGGACTTAAGTTACTAATAATgtgtcaatattggttcattaattgcaacaaatgtaccacactaatacaagatattaataatagggaAAACTAAGAAGGAAGTATATGGTAACTATAATGTctgctcaaattttttttttaagattttatttatttattcatcagagacacgcatagagaggcagagagaggagcaggctccatgcagggagcccgatgtgggactcgatcctggaaccccaggattatgtcctgagccgaaggcggaccttcaaacactgagccacccaggcatccctcaatttttatctaaacctaaaactgctttaagAAGTAtcctattaatctttttttaatgtgaaaaataaagcagggaaggaaGTCAGGCAGTGTGGAAGGATTGCAATTTCAGATAGGACAGAGAGTAAAGGCCTTTCTGAGAGGGTGGCATTTAAGGCTGAAAGTGAGTGAGCGAGCCATGCACCTATCTGCATATCTGTGAGAACGATCCAGGAAGAGAGTAAATAGTAGATCTTGAGGTGGGAGTGTATTCCGGAGGGGTCAGGGGATGGAAGGAATGGATCTGGTCACAGGATGCTTGGGGGCTATCAGAAGGACTTTTTAAACCAATCTCCAACTGtagatattttgaaatgaaatttaacaatttgcattttgaaattcatattttatatttctttttttataataaatttatttttattgctgttcaatttaccaacatacagaataacacccagtgctcatcccgtcaagtgcccccctcagtgcccgtcacccattcacccccacccccctagCCCCCTAGAGAGagtgtcttaagcagactctgctctgagtgcagagctctatgccaggcttgatctcacaaccctgagattaggagcctgcgactcttgatcttggaattataaattcaagccccacattgggtgtagagattacttaaaaataaaatcttaaaaaaagatatattcatgtGGTTCAAAAGTAAGTCAGACTTTTGGGATAGAGAGTGTATTatatatactcatttatttttgctccttCCTGAAATCTACTGAAATGATAAGACgtttttaaaaagacctaagctcacaaagagaatgggaaagacaaaatagaaaagtgaaatttGGGAAAGCAGGTGAGCTTGACTATACAGACAAAGGAAAACTGAATTCTAGGTCTCACTGAATTCTGGGCAAAGCTGGGAGACAAGTTGGTCAGACAGCAGGTGCAGCACTGGGGGAGTCAGCAACAGCAGGTACTTCTGAAGGGAATGATAAAGGCACGGTGGAAAACAGGAAAACTATTTGAAAGTCTATGGAGGGTTGTATCCCAGGTCCGCTGCTGCATTCTCTATGGCTTTGTGACTCCCTCCCCCCACCGTGGTGAGAAAGTGGAGTCTTATGCTCCAAGAAAGGGCAGGAACATCCTTCTCAAAACAAAAGGACCAAAGGCAACATTTACATCCTGCTTTCTGAGAACCCCAGCACTTTCCCCAAACTCAGGACCCCAGTAATCAGACCCATACTTTCCAAACAGGAGACTGAAATATGCTTGCTTCAAAGAATCTGATCTAAAGATACGTCAGGGATTCTCTTAGGAAAAGGCCTCGTCAGATCATGCTAGAAAGAACTTTACAACTAACAGCTCCCCACCGAGGCTCAAAAATATTGTCTCCCGCACACCCCAAGAAAGTAAAACTTGGAGGAGGTAAAATCCCGCCCTGCCATTCATGAGGCTGGGATAAGAGACAGAAAGCCAGCAAGGTTAACCAAAACACAAACCACTCTTTCTCCCGAGGTATATAGCAATAAAGTTCATAAGGACTCCCTTCTGTGACTACACTTTCTCACTGACTGGGAAACTTTGTTCTCTAAACTCATGGGCTATAAGAAACATTGCTATTTGAAAGCATATCAGTAAGAATGAGTCAAAAATCCTTTGGCCTGAAGGATCCACGTCACCTTGAGACAGAGAAGCAGTCTAGATTTATCACCCAGGTACAGAGCATCAGATAAGGGGTTTCTGGACATAATACTCCACATCTCTGTTTACTTCACAATCCAGCCCTGAGAGTAACTTCTTTACAGGGATCCCTATTTACCTTGAGCCTCTTAGAACATGGCTTCACTTAAATTTCACTAAAGCCCCACCCTTGCCCCAAGTCCTATAGAATACTTATCACTCCCTTTGTTTGGGGAGATACCTGCCAATTCCCTTGGTCTATGGCCTCCCTCACTGCCCCACAGGCCCATAAGCCCATGCTGGCTGTTGACTGGTTGGGCTAGGACAACTCTTTCAAAGAAAACCTGAGGCGTTGGCCAACCAAAGCAAGGGAGTAAACCAAGAATGCAGTCCAGTGGAATATGGGAAACAGGATCTGACCCAGGCAAGAAGCCAGGAGAAGTGCAGGAGAGTGAAGGGATGACACAGGGGAGAGGGCAAAGAGGTAAGAGAGGATGAGCCCAGGAGCCCTCCAGGATAGGTGGGAAGGGGGGTATTGGCCCCGGGCACTTGCAGAGGAAATGCAGACAGTCAGAGGGGAGTTTAGGGTCAGCTCTTAAGGaggaaaagaggggatccctgggtggcacagcggtttggtgcctgcctttggcccagggcgtgatcctggagaccccggatcgagtcccacatcgggctcccggtgcatggagcctgcttctccctctgcctatgtctctgcctctctctctctctctgtatgactatcataaataaataataaaaaaaaaaattttttttaaagaaggaaaagaaaagaaaagaaggaaagaaagaagaaagaaaagaaaagaaagaaagaagtaaaagtaaaaagCACTCCAAGGGAGGTAAAAAGGTAAAGTATCATAGTGACATCTGTGGATAACATTTACATAGTCAAAATAATGTAAATTCTGAGTATATAATAtggaggaagtgggggagggacatGAGGCTGTGGAGAGCTAAGTCCCCATCTTCTATTTTAGAAATCCATGCATaatattacaaagtaaaaaaaatcaagtattcaCAATATAAGATGTTATTTAGGGATATGGAGATAGCTAATAAACTACCAGGCATGAAACTTGAAAGTGGTTGCTTTTAGGTAGGGGGAAAATCTTGAGCTTAACTGCATATTGGTTAGAAAGGGTTGATTAAAGTTATTCTAAGGTCTTAATTTTGATTGTTAAATGttcatgttaaaatttttcatttaggggtgcctggctagcttagttggcagagcatgcgactctt
This region of Vulpes vulpes isolate BD-2025 chromosome 8, VulVul3, whole genome shotgun sequence genomic DNA includes:
- the ZNF687 gene encoding zinc finger protein 687 isoform X1, which produces MNGSHAAMNEPLHPEHGLGPAAMGDMKTPDFDDLLAAFDIPDIDANEAIHSGPEENEGPGGSGKPDPSIGGDSGEAPAAAARDSPEVPAQASDHGLPPPDISAVSVIVKNTVCPEQPESPAGISGGDGPRAGGVTKEGPVGPRLMQNGFGGPESSLPSTPHSPAPLSGGTWKEKAMEGKATLDLFAHFGPEPGEHPDPLPPPAPSPPREGAMTPPPFPSPFELSRENGPALLPPGSPPVRGTLKQDSCSPLHPQGLAGLGSSLSPEATGIPASASPPQVAGLPFFKQSPGHQSPPASPKVPCCQPLKEEEEEGPVDKPSPKSPQSPSSGAEAADEDSNDSPASSSSSRPLKVRIKTIKTSCGNITRTVTRVPSDPDPPAPLAEGTLLAEAGLLKLSPATPTPEGPKVVSVQLGDGTRLKGTVLPVATIQNASTAMLMAASVARKAVVLPGGTATSPKTMAKNVLGLVPQALPKAEGRPGLGTGGQKVNGASVVMVQPSKPATGPGAGGGTVISRTQSSLVEAFNKILNSKNLLPAYRPNLSPPAEAGLALPPSGYRCLECGDAFSLEKSLARHYDRRSMRIEVTCNHCARRLVFFNKCSLLLHAREHKDKGLVMQCSHLVMRPVALDQMVGQPDITPLLAVPPAFGPPALPALGKGDAAVTGAITAVAAEAPVLPLSSEPPAAPATSSYTCFRCLECKEQCRDKAGMAAHFQQLGPPAPGANSTVCPTCPMMLPNRCSFSAHQRMHKNRPPHVCPECGGNFLQANFQTHLREACLHLSRRVGYRCPSCAVVFGGVNSIKSHIQTSHCEVFHKCPICPMAFKSAPSAHAHLYTQHPSFHTQQAKMIYKCAMCDTVFTHKPLLSSHFDQHLLPQRVSVFKCPSCPLLFAQKRTMLEHLKNTHQAGRPGEDSAGKGAAGALTSPKAEPEELAVSRGGAAAPTEESSSSSEEEELPSSPEPPRPTKRARRELGNKGIKGGGGGPGGWTCGLCHSWFPERDEYVAHMKKEHGKSVKKFPCRLCERSFCSAPSLRRHVRVNHEGIKRVYPCRYCTEGKRTFSSRLILEKHVQVRHGLPLGAQSPGRGSTLARGPGARAQGPGRKRRQSSDSCSEEPDSTTPPAKSPRGGPGAGGHGPPHYRSSGSVEQSLMVGLRVDGGAQQCLDCGLCFASPGSLSRHRFISHKKKRGVGSVGALGLGEGEEEAPLPLRSDPEGGESPLLASGGPLTCKVCGKSCDSPLNLKTHFRTHGMAFIRARQGGSGDN